In the genome of Lentisphaerota bacterium, one region contains:
- a CDS encoding acetyl-CoA carboxylase carboxyltransferase subunit alpha has product MIEIDFSKKLTPWEIVQVARHPGRPAITDYVQGMCEEFVELHGDRAFGDDRALIGGFATIGGERVMLIGHRKGKSVEENIHANFGMANPEGYRKALRLMKLAEKYGIPVLSLVDTPGAYPGLDAEARGQAEAIARNLTEMAALRTPFVVVITGEGGSGGALGIAVGDVVLMMQYAVYSVISPEGCASILWRDGKKAPEAAEALKITSESLKKLGVIDEIIVEPDGAAHSDPGLAINAVKKAVLKHLKALKKVDTDTLLQKRYDKYAAMGR; this is encoded by the coding sequence ATGATTGAGATCGATTTTTCCAAGAAACTGACCCCGTGGGAGATCGTCCAGGTCGCCCGCCATCCCGGCCGTCCCGCCATCACCGACTATGTTCAGGGGATGTGCGAAGAATTCGTGGAACTGCACGGCGACCGTGCGTTCGGTGATGATCGGGCCCTGATCGGCGGTTTTGCCACCATTGGCGGTGAACGGGTGATGCTCATCGGTCATCGCAAGGGCAAGTCCGTCGAAGAGAACATCCACGCCAATTTCGGCATGGCCAACCCCGAAGGCTATCGTAAGGCGCTGCGACTCATGAAGCTGGCTGAGAAATACGGCATCCCCGTCCTCTCGCTGGTCGACACCCCAGGCGCCTACCCCGGACTGGACGCCGAGGCCCGCGGTCAGGCCGAGGCGATCGCCCGCAACCTGACGGAAATGGCGGCGCTGCGCACGCCGTTTGTGGTCGTGATCACCGGCGAAGGCGGCAGCGGCGGCGCCCTCGGCATCGCCGTGGGCGATGTCGTCCTGATGATGCAGTACGCCGTCTACTCCGTGATCTCCCCGGAAGGGTGCGCCTCGATCCTCTGGCGCGATGGCAAAAAGGCGCCCGAAGCCGCCGAAGCGCTCAAGATCACCTCGGAATCGCTGAAGAAACTCGGCGTCATCGACGAGATCATCGTCGAGCCGGACGGCGCCGCCCACAGCGACCCCGGCCTGGCGATCAACGCCGTCAAGAAGGCGGTTCTGAAGCACCTCAAGGCGCTCAAGAAGGTCGACACCGACACGCTTCTCCAGAAGCGGTACGACAAATACGCCGCGATGGGGCGCTAG
- a CDS encoding RluA family pseudouridine synthase — translation MPETTKKRSRKYAPRGVEILHEDRDLFVVCKAVGVLSTGTRQDEAFTAENVLSHYLRKGCSRSSKQVYLVHRLDRETSGVMVFAKTAEAQHRLQENWSNNEKIYYAALRGHLKARHGTLTSYLADGENLLVYTVKDATQGKLSQTAYEVVAENATMSLVKIHLLTGRRNQIRVQFADIGHPVVGDPKYGRNDPFRERLCLHAKAIAFNHPHSGERLSFDTPLPQTFFRLFPHLGSVEQGGAASAPSRRICRTASGEACRCRPS, via the coding sequence ATGCCAGAGACAACGAAGAAACGCTCAAGGAAGTATGCGCCGCGTGGTGTTGAGATCCTGCACGAGGATCGCGACCTCTTCGTGGTTTGCAAGGCGGTAGGCGTGCTATCCACGGGCACGCGCCAAGATGAAGCATTCACCGCCGAAAATGTCCTCAGTCATTATCTCCGAAAAGGCTGCTCGCGGTCGAGCAAACAGGTTTACCTTGTTCACCGTCTCGACCGCGAAACGTCTGGAGTCATGGTGTTTGCAAAGACGGCGGAGGCTCAGCACCGTCTCCAAGAGAACTGGTCCAACAATGAGAAGATCTATTATGCGGCGCTCCGGGGGCATCTGAAGGCACGGCACGGAACGCTCACCAGTTATTTGGCAGATGGCGAGAATTTATTGGTTTACACGGTCAAAGATGCGACACAGGGCAAGCTCTCCCAAACCGCCTATGAAGTCGTGGCCGAGAATGCAACGATGAGCCTGGTTAAAATCCATCTGCTGACGGGACGAAGGAATCAGATTCGCGTCCAATTTGCAGACATCGGACATCCGGTGGTCGGCGACCCTAAATACGGGAGGAATGATCCTTTCCGTGAGCGCCTGTGCCTCCATGCAAAAGCCATAGCCTTCAACCATCCCCATTCCGGAGAGCGCCTGTCATTCGACACGCCCCTGCCGCAGACGTTTTTCCGCCTATTCCCGCATCTCGGATCTGTGGAGCAGGGGGGGGCGGCTAGCGCCCCATCGCGGCGTATTTGTCGTACCGCTTCTGGAGAAGCGTGTCGGTGTCGACCTTCTTGA
- the tsaB gene encoding tRNA (adenosine(37)-N6)-threonylcarbamoyltransferase complex dimerization subunit type 1 TsaB: MWLLAIDRSSPGAGAAVFRDGILEGQCRDVAGEPSRAPGWMADVVGLLAEQAIAPADLGALCAGVGPGSFSGIRSSLAALQGLALPSGVAVFGVSSAAALAYRMLTGPAAPKGVAVVGDARRERLWVGAFRLASAGGVEAVDGKGRARAASHTADDFELVRAGDVASAVPAGARVASSDWGRIGAALNAAFGSDRVVQAAAYPDAEAVGRLFLADPDAAKREPLPVYLHPAVAEKPAQAGGC; encoded by the coding sequence ATGTGGCTTTTGGCAATTGATCGGTCGTCGCCGGGCGCTGGAGCAGCGGTGTTCCGGGATGGGATTCTGGAGGGTCAATGCCGGGATGTCGCCGGCGAACCGTCGCGTGCGCCGGGGTGGATGGCGGATGTCGTTGGGCTGCTGGCGGAGCAGGCTATTGCGCCGGCCGATCTGGGGGCGCTGTGCGCGGGAGTGGGGCCGGGATCGTTCTCGGGCATTCGCTCGTCGCTGGCCGCTTTGCAGGGGCTGGCGCTCCCCTCCGGTGTGGCGGTGTTTGGGGTCAGCAGCGCGGCGGCGCTGGCGTACCGCATGCTCACGGGACCGGCTGCGCCGAAAGGGGTGGCGGTCGTGGGCGATGCGCGCCGCGAGCGGCTGTGGGTCGGGGCGTTCCGGCTGGCGTCTGCCGGCGGCGTGGAGGCGGTCGACGGCAAGGGCCGGGCGCGCGCGGCGAGTCATACGGCAGACGATTTCGAGCTGGTGCGTGCAGGCGATGTGGCGTCGGCTGTGCCCGCGGGGGCGCGGGTGGCGAGTTCCGATTGGGGGCGTATCGGCGCCGCGCTGAATGCGGCGTTTGGATCGGACCGGGTGGTTCAGGCTGCGGCCTATCCGGATGCCGAGGCTGTGGGGAGGCTTTTTCTCGCGGATCCCGACGCCGCGAAGCGCGAGCCGTTGCCCGTCTACCTTCATCCGGCGGTTGCGGAAAAGCCCGCTCAAGCAGGCGGCTGCTAA
- a CDS encoding glycosyltransferase family 4 protein, with translation MKSYDLIYVLHREEPSETFIRREIDALRAIGIPVRVHVLDGPQVKPAVPPGLRRALLRQLVIRLLAPPVSLSYAARLIRHAPCALRLAAEAAPLHCPRFHAQFAWSAADAAALAAAALGIPWTCSVHAWDVFTRPLRETRARLTTAAGITACTRRAADALRAAGIPEARIRVIRHGLDPAAFPFDPGRPAGRIAAVGRLVPKKGFDTLLDACALLRNAGVPFTCTLVGNGPERGRLERQAAAAGIADAVIFTGWLAPDAAQRVIAGATVLVHPSRRLANADTDGFPNVLSEAMFLGTPIITTPAGAATELLSDSARIVPSDDPKALAEAIAGLLSSPETCRRLAAAARQTADRHLDQNRLIRQLAAFLEESPCGDGFAEA, from the coding sequence ATGAAATCCTACGACCTGATTTATGTCTTGCATCGCGAGGAGCCTTCGGAGACCTTCATCCGCCGCGAGATCGACGCCCTGCGCGCGATCGGCATCCCCGTGCGTGTCCACGTCCTCGACGGCCCCCAGGTGAAGCCGGCCGTCCCGCCCGGCCTGCGCCGCGCCCTCCTGCGCCAACTCGTCATCCGCCTCCTCGCGCCACCCGTTTCCCTCTCGTACGCAGCCAGGCTCATCCGCCACGCGCCATGCGCGCTCCGTCTTGCGGCCGAGGCCGCCCCCCTCCACTGCCCCCGCTTCCACGCGCAGTTCGCCTGGAGCGCCGCCGACGCCGCGGCCCTCGCCGCCGCCGCCCTCGGCATCCCGTGGACCTGCAGCGTTCACGCATGGGATGTGTTCACCCGTCCGCTCCGCGAAACCCGCGCCCGCCTCACCACGGCGGCGGGCATCACCGCCTGCACCCGGCGGGCGGCCGATGCCCTGCGCGCGGCCGGCATCCCCGAGGCGCGCATCCGCGTCATCCGCCATGGACTCGATCCCGCCGCCTTTCCATTCGATCCCGGCCGTCCCGCAGGCCGCATCGCCGCCGTCGGACGCCTGGTCCCGAAAAAAGGGTTCGACACGCTTCTGGATGCGTGCGCACTCCTCCGCAACGCGGGCGTTCCCTTCACCTGCACCCTCGTCGGCAACGGCCCGGAGCGTGGCCGATTGGAGCGGCAGGCTGCGGCCGCCGGTATCGCCGACGCCGTGATCTTCACGGGCTGGCTCGCTCCAGACGCCGCGCAACGCGTCATCGCCGGCGCCACGGTGCTCGTCCATCCCTCGCGCCGCCTCGCCAATGCCGATACCGATGGCTTTCCCAACGTCCTTTCCGAGGCGATGTTCCTCGGCACGCCGATTATCACGACGCCCGCCGGCGCCGCCACCGAGTTGCTCTCCGACAGCGCCCGTATCGTCCCGTCCGACGACCCCAAAGCGCTCGCGGAGGCCATCGCCGGCCTGCTCAGCAGCCCGGAGACCTGCCGCCGCCTCGCCGCCGCCGCCCGCCAGACCGCCGACCGGCACCTCGACCAGAACCGCCTCATCCGGCAACTAGCGGCGTTTCTCGAGGAGAGTCCCTGCGGGGATGGCTTCGCCGAGGCTTGA
- a CDS encoding Lrp/AsnC family transcriptional regulator: protein MEALLTLLKQNARESDDTLAKMLNTTADDVHARIAALEASGVIRAYQAVVNTDIIADHNDVCAVIELRIRPEREGGFDRIAQRIGRFPQVVSMFLMSGGYDLLLFVTGRNLQEVAGFVSGTLAPIDGVLATATHFMLKTYKDHGVLMTGEDNDQRLTICP, encoded by the coding sequence ATGGAAGCATTGCTCACTTTGCTGAAGCAGAATGCGCGGGAATCGGACGACACCCTCGCCAAGATGCTGAACACCACGGCGGACGATGTGCATGCGCGCATCGCGGCGCTGGAGGCGTCCGGCGTGATCCGCGCCTACCAGGCGGTGGTCAACACCGACATCATCGCGGATCACAATGATGTCTGCGCCGTGATCGAGCTGCGCATCCGTCCCGAGCGCGAGGGCGGTTTCGACCGCATCGCGCAGCGGATCGGCAGGTTTCCGCAGGTGGTCTCCATGTTCCTGATGTCGGGCGGCTATGACCTGCTGCTATTCGTCACGGGCCGCAACCTCCAAGAGGTCGCGGGCTTTGTCAGCGGCACCCTCGCCCCGATCGACGGCGTGCTGGCGACCGCGACCCACTTTATGCTTAAAACCTACAAGGACCACGGGGTCCTGATGACCGGTGAAGACAATGACCAACGCCTCACAATCTGTCCGTGA